Genomic DNA from Candidatus Poribacteria bacterium:
ATCTGATTGGCGATCTCTATTTAGCCGGACACATGCCAAAGGCACATGTTCTCGCGATGCGGACTGGACACATGTTCCACGCGGAATTTGTGCAAGCCCTCGCTGCGGCAGGTCACCTTCAGCAGGCACCAGTTCAAGAACCGATCGAAGTAATGGATATCTATGAAGTGTTACCGCACCGACATCCTATGTGCATGGTCGATAGAGTTATTGAATACGAAAGTAAAAAGCGCGCCGTAGGCATCAAGAATGTGACTTATAACGAACCGATTTTTGAGGGACATTTCCCGACGCGCCCTGTGATGCCAGGCGTGTTACAAATCGAAGCACTCGCACAACTCGCTGCATGGCTCGTGCTTCGAGACATCGGTAAAGAAGGTGAACTTGGTTATTTTCGCTCAATCAACAAGGCAACATTCCGACGCGCAGTCATTCCGGGGGACCAACTCCGATTGGAAATAGAAGTCGCCCAACTACGAAGCAGAATTGCACGCATTGAAGGACGCGTTTACGTAGAAGACAAACTCGCTACAGAGGCAGAACTGTCAATCGTATTGGCATCTGCCTGATTTATGGCTTTCGGCTTTCAGCTTTCAGCTTTCAGCAAAGAGGGTTTCTAACGACCAGCAGTTCCCTATTTGATTTGAGAGTTTCAGAAAATCGAAAATGGGCCCGCCGACGGCTGATTGCCGACTGCCGACTGCCAATATAAACGGAGGGACATCTGTGTTAGAAACCAGCATTCACCCTACGGCTATTATCTCTCCAAAAGCAACATTGGAAGAAGGGGTTAAGATTGGACCTTACAGTCTTGTCGGTGAAGATGTCCATATAGGGCGCGGTACCGTGATCGGTCCGCACGTTCAGATCGAAAAATGGACAACTATTGGCGAAGAATGCAAAATCTTCTTCGGGGCTACCATCGGTAACGAATCCAAAGATCTGAAGTATGGGGGTTGGCGAAGTTACGTGAAAATTGGGAACCGCAATATACTCCGCGAATACGTCTCTATCTCCAGGTCATCTTTTGAAGAGGAAGCAACTATCGTTGGAGACAATAATTTGCTGATGAATTGGGTTAACCTCGCACACGATACCATCGTCGGTAACCGAATAATCATGGCAAACTTTGTCTCGCTTGCGGGGC
This window encodes:
- the lpxA gene encoding acyl-ACP--UDP-N-acetylglucosamine O-acyltransferase, coding for MGPPTADCRLPTANINGGTSVLETSIHPTAIISPKATLEEGVKIGPYSLVGEDVHIGRGTVIGPHVQIEKWTTIGEECKIFFGATIGNESKDLKYGGWRSYVKIGNRNILREYVSISRSSFEEEATIVGDNNLLMNWVNLAHDTIVGNRIIMANFVSLAGHVVIEDDVRLGAHAALHQYVRVGKMAMAGGFSKIVQDIPPFALSAGQPARVRDLNRIGIRTSRINPLSQLTPETLAALKKAFRILFRSGLPLKHAVTRVREALESTPEVEYLLKFIETSKRGIGFSQPNRTFF